In Microbacterium terrisoli, the genomic stretch GAACTGAGTCCGGTGACCTCGTCATCCAGGATCTGCTTCTGCCAGGTCAGCTGACGCTGCTGAGTGGTCAGCTGCGCCATCTGATACGAGGTCTGCGTCGTCATCACCGACAGCACCATCTGCGCCCCGACGATGGCGAGGGCCCCGACCACGGCGACCAGCCCGTACACCAGGCGTGGCTTGCGACGCGGTGCCGGGGCTGCGACGGCGTGCAGTCGTCGCGGCGCGTCGGTGCGCGGCGTGAGCCCGGGCGCGCTCAGCGGCCGGACGGCCGCGGTCTGGGTGCTCATGCGTCCTCCTTCACAGCAGCGCGCACGCGTTCGGCGGCGCGCAACCGCACGGGTGTCGCACGCGGGTTGCGCGCGCGCTCTTCGTCGGTCGCCAGCTCTGCGCCTTTGACCAGCGGGCGGAATCGGGGGGCGTGTTCGGGAAGTTCGACCGGCAGTCCCGCGGGGGCGGTGGATGCCGATGCCTGGGCGATCGCCCTCTTGACGAGGCGATCTTCCAAGGACTGGTACGACAGCACGACGATGCGGCCGCCGACGTTCAGTGCCGCCAGGGCGGCGGGGATGGCGTGCTCGAGGGCGGACAGTTCCGCGTTGACTTCGATGCGCAGCGCCTGGAACACCCGCTTGGCGGGATGCCCTGCGCGCTGGACGGCCGCGGGGGTCGCCTCCTGCAGGATCTGCACGAGCTGGCCCGACCGCTCGATCGGCGCGGTCTTTCGTGCGGCGATGATCGCGCGGGCGTAGCGTCCGGCGAGCTTCTCTTCGCCGTAGCGCTCGAAGATGCGCCGCAGGTCGCCCTCGCCGTAGGTGGCCACGACGTCGGCCGCGGTGAGCCCGACGGACTGGTCCATGCGCATGTCCAGCGGCGCGTCGTGCGCATAGGCGAAGCCGCGTGCGGTCTCATCCAGCTGCAGGGACGAGACTCCCAGGTCGAACAGAATGCCTTCGACACCGGACAGGCCGGCGCCGGCGATCGCGTCGCCGATGCCGTCGTACACCGTGTGCACCAGCCGCACCCGGTCGGCGAACGGCGCCAGGCGCTCCCCCGCGATGCGCAGCGCATCCTGATCGCGATCCAAGCCGACCAGCTGCAGGCGGTCGAAGCGCTGCAGGAACGCCTCGGAGTGGCCGCCCATCCCGAGCGTGGCATCGACCAGGACGGCGCCGTCTCGCTCGAGGGCAGGTGCGAGCAGCTCGACGCAGCGTTCGAGCATGACGGGGGTGTGGATGTCGCGGATGTCCATGGTGTGTCCTGGCATCTGATCCCGATCCCTGATCCCCATCCGCTCTGACCTGGCACCGGGGAAGTGTGTCAGGGCGTGAGCGGCTGGGCATCACGGACAGGGATCAGAACAGCCCCGGAATCACCTCCTGCTCCATCTCGCTGTAGGCGTCTTCGTAGTTCTCGGCGTAGGTGTTCCACGCCGCGGCATCCCAGATCTCGGCGTGGGCTCCGACGCCGGTGACGACGAGCTCCTTCTCGAGGCCGGCGTAGGTGCGCAGCGGCGGCGGGATCGTGATGCGGTTCTGGCCGTCGGGCTTCTCGGCGCTGGCGCCCGACAGGAACATGCGCAGGAAGTCGCGGGCCTGCTTGTTGGTCAGCGGCGCTTCGCGGATGCGCTCGTGGATGCGCTCGAACTCCTCGGTGGAGAACACGTAGAGGCAGCGCTCCTGGCCGCGGGTGACCACGATGCCGGCGCCGAGGTCCTCACGGAACTTCGCGGGCAGGATGACGCGGCCCTTGTCGTCGAGCTTCGGAGTATGCGTTCCGAGCAACATCGCCGATCACCCCCCCCCTCTTTGTCCGGCCCCCCGTGAGGTTCTCCCCCACTTTACTCCACTACCCTCCACTTCACCACCATTAGGAAGGCATTTCCTCCACGTCGGCTCCCTGGCACGCGGCACGGTACGGGCGCGAGTGACGACGGCACGGCGTCAGAGCGGCGCCGGAACAGCGCCGCATCCCCGCCCAGACGGGGCGCGGGAGTCACTCGGGCACAAAAAAACACCGACCCGAAGGTCGGTGTGGGTGTGGTGGAGCGCGGTGGAGGCTGGAGGGGCGGGCCTACTGCTGGTCGTGCCCGCGGCGATCCCATCGCTCGTTCATCTTGTCCATGAACGACGGACGGGCAGTCTCGACCGGTCGCGGATCACGCGCGCCGCGCAGACGATGACGGCTGGGAGTGACGGCGAGCACGACACCGCCGAGCATCAGCACGAAGCCGATGACCCCGATGACGATCTGCGGAAGTGCGACCCCGGCGATCAGGCCGCCGAGGCCGACGAGTACGAGCAGAGCCCCGTACACGACATTGCGATAACTCAGGGCGCGCCCATCGCTCGGAGCGCGCACGACATCGGCGTCGTTGTTCATGAGATGGCGTTCCATCTCATCGAGCAGGCGCTGCTCTTGTTCGGAGAGTGGCATGCATCCCCCTCGGCTGGAATTCTTGCTTCGAGTCTACCCGTCGGTTCGCTCACTAGGCTAGGCCCGTGGCATCCTCCCCCGGTACGATCGCGGCGCTTTCCCAGCAACTGGATGACTTCTTCACACGCCAGCGCCGCGCGATCGCAGAATTCGGCTCGGAGGCGACGTTGCTGATGGATGCCGCCGCCGACGCAGTGGTCGGCGGAAAGCGCTTGCGCGCCCGCTTCTGCTTCACAGGATTCGCCTCGGTGGCCGAGATGTCCTCCGTCGGCACGCCCGACATCCCGGCCTCGGTGATCGGCGTCGGAGCCGCCCTGGAGGTGTTCCACGCCGCCGCTCTCGTGCACGACGATCTGATCGACAACTCCGACACGCGGCGCGGCCGCCCCGCCGCCCACCGGCGTCTGCAGAGCCTGCACCGCACCGCATCGTGGGACGGGGATGCCGCGGCCTTCGGCCGTGCCGGGGGGATCCTCGTCGGCGACCTGCTGGTCGCCCTCAGCGACGACCTGATGGAGCGCTCGCTCCTCGCCGAGCCCGCCGAGATCGCCGCCGCGACCCGCGCGCAGTACGCCACGATGCGCCGCGATGTCACGATCGGGCAGTTCCTGGACGTCGCCGAGGAGTCGGCGCATGTCGACGCCGACGATTCCGAGCATGCCCATCGCGCACTGCGTGTGGCCTCGTTGAAGTCCGCGCGCTACAGCGTCGAGCAGCCGCTGCTGATCGGAGCGCGCCTGGCCGGGGCCGACGCCGCTCAGCTGAAGGCGCTGGCCGACTTCGGTCACCCGGTGGGGCTGGCCTTCCAGCTGCGCGACGATGTGCTGGGAGTGTTCGGCGACACCGAGGTGACCGGCAAGCCCGCCGGCGACGACCTGCGCGAAGGCAAGCGCACAGTGCTCATCGCGTACGCGCGCGAGGCGCTGGCACCCACGGCCCGTCGGATCATGGACGAACTGGTCGGAGACCCCGACCTCGACGACGCACAGGTGGCGGCGCTGCGCCGCACGATCGAAGACAGCGGCGCCCTCGAACGTGTCGAGACGCTCATCAGCGAGTACGCCGCCGACGCCGACCGCGCCCTGCGGGGGGCGCCCCTGGGAAATGCGGCCGTCGCGCAGCTGCGCGATCTGGCCCGCGATGCGGTGGTGCGTTCGGCCTGACCGGGCGGGTCAGGCCAGGGTGCGCGCCACGCGACGCACTTCGCTCTTGCGCCCCTGCAGCAGCGCGTCGATCGGACGCTGACCGATCGTCTCTTCGGGGCTGAACAGCCAATCGATCGATTCGTCGTCGTCCAAGCCCGCGTCGTGCAGGGCGAACAGCGTGCCGCGCAGCGACGGCAGCGGGCGGTCTTCGATGAAGAACGCCGCCGGCACCTTGGCCGCACCGTCACGCCGCGATGCGGCGAACTGGCGATCGTCGAGCATGCGATGCACGCGCCCGATGCTCTCGTCCAGCAATTCGGCGATCTCGGGCAGTGTCAACCAGTCGATGGACGTGGATGCCGTGTTCTCAGCGCTCACCAGGCCACTATCTCATGCCGCGGACGCTCCGGTTGTCGTCACAGCTGTCACAGGTGTCACATCAGCCACGTCTTCATCTCCTGTTGACACTGATCGCCATCCGTGACACGGTGACATGGTCACTGAGGGGGGAAACTCGTGCCACAGCATCACCGCACTATTCGGCATGCAGCCATGGCAGTGCCGGCCGCGATCGGATCGCTGGCGCTGTCTCTGACAGCGCTGCCCGCACACGCCGCAACCGCTGTCGAACGCGCGCCGATGGCGCCGCAGACCGGGATCATGCCGACGATCTCACCCGCCGTCGCTCCGGCGACGATCGCTGCGGTGCCGGCGCGACGCACGCCCGCCACGCACCGCGTCGTGCGTGGTGACACGGTGTGGGCGATCGCCGTGCGGTATCGGCTGCGCACGGCCGATGTGCTGGCGTGGAACAGACTGGGGAGGTCTGCCGTGATCCATCCTGGGCAGGTCCTGCGGCTCACGCCGCCGGCAAGCACCAAGGCCGCGACACCCACGAAGCGGGCGGCCGCGGCATCCCCTCACAAGAAGAGCGCCATGCGACCTGCCGCCGGCGCGACCTATACGGTGCGCTCCGGCGACACCATCAGTGCCATCGCCCGCCGGCATGGGCAGAGCACGCAGACACTGCTCAACGCCAACCACCTGCGCTGGTCGTCGGTGATCTTCCCCGGCCAGAAGCTCGTGATCCCGGCCAAAGCCGGCGCCCCCGCGGCGACGAAGGCCACGGTCAAGCCAACGGTCAAGCCCGCGCCCCGCCCCGACACGTCCCCGGCTTCCGCCGGCAGCGCCTACACGGTGCGCGCCGGCGACACGATGTCGGCCGTCGCCGCCGCCCACGGGGTGAGCGTGACGGCGCTGCTGCACGCGAACGGCATGGACTGGAACTCGATCATCTACCCGGGTCAGCGCGTGCGCATCCCCACCAGCGGCCTGCCCGGCCTGTCGAACGAACAGGCCGCCAATGCGCGCCTGATCGTACGGATCGGCCGTCAGCTCGGCGTGCCGAACAGGGGGCTGGCGATCGCCCTGGGCACTGCGATGCAGGAATCCGGACTGCGCAACCTCGACTACGGCGACCGCGATTCGCTGGGACTGTTCCAGCAGCGGCCGAGCGCCGGGTGGGGAACGGCCGCGCAGACCCGCGACGCCGACCGCGCCGTGCGCGCGTTCTTCGGCGGGCGGGGCAACCCGAACGCCGGGCGCACCCGCGGGCTTCTGGACATCGCCGGCTGGCAGAAGATGGACTTCGCCGACGCGGCGCAGGCCGTGCAGATCTCGGCTTATCCGCGGGCGTATGCCCAGTGGGAGAAGCCTGCCTACGCGTGGCTCGCCGCCATCGGATGAGCGCATCGCATCACCGCGGCCGGCGGCCCGGAGGGGTGCGCCGCTGCCCTGGCTCGCGGCCAATCCTCCGTAGACTCGCAGCGTGAGCACGAGCGCGCAGGCAGACCCCCTCATCGGGCGTCTTGTCGACGGCCGCTATCGTGTGCGCGCTCGCATCGCCCGTGGCGGCATGGCCACCGTCTATGTGGCCACCGACCTTCGGCTCGAGCGCCGCGTGGCCCTGAAGGTCATGCACAGCCATCTCAGCGATGACGTGATCTTCCAGAGCCGCTTCATCCAAGAGGCGCGCGCCGCCGCCCGCCTGGCCGACCCGCACGTGGTCAACGTGTTCGACCAGGGGCAGGAAGGCGACATGGCCTACCTGGTCATGGAGTACCTGCCGGGGATCACCCTGCGCGAGCTGCTGCGCGAGCAGAAGCGACTGAGCGTCGCGCAGACGGTGACGATCATGGATGCCGTGCTGTCGGGGCTGGCCGCGGCCCACCGTGCCGGCATCGTCCACCGCGACGTCAAGCCCGAGAATGTGCTGCTGGCCGAAGACGGCCGCATCAAGATCGGCGATTTCGGCCTGGCCCGGGCGACCACGGCGAACACGTCCAGTGGGCAGCTGCTGCTCGGGACGATCGCCTACATCGCGCCCGAGCTGGTCACCCGCGGCACCGCCGATGCCCGCAGCGACATCTACGCCCTCGGGATCATGCTGTACGAGATGCTCACCGGCGAACAGCCCTACAAGGGCGAGCAGCCCATGCAAATCGCCTTCCAGCACGCGACCGACTCTGTGCCGCGCCCCAGCATGAAGAACCCCGGCGTTCCCGAGCAGCTCGACGAGCTCGTTCTGTGGTCCACCGAGAAAGAGCCCGCCGAGCGCCCCGCCGACGCCACCGAGATGCTCGACCGCATGCGCGAGATCGAGCAGCAGCTGGGCATCGCGCCGCAGGTGCAGCGCACTCTGGCCGTCGCCGGCACCCTGGGCGTCACGGAGCGACTGGACACCGGCGAGCTGACCAAAGTGCTGCCCACGGCCGTGAGCGTGCCCACCGTGCCGACAGAGGGCGACGACAACGCGACGCGTCTGCGCAACCGCGCCAAGCGGCGGCGCACCCGCGGCGCGTGGCTGCTCGTGCTGGTGGTTCTGCTCGCGGCCCTGGCGGGGGGCACCGGCTGGTGGTTCGGCTCGGGACCCGGTTCGCTGATCGCCGTGCCACAGGTCGCCGGCAAGACGCTTGGCCAGGCGGAGCAGGCCATCACCACCGCGAACCTCACACCGGCCCACAAGGACGCCTACGACCTCGACGTCGCCAAGGGCACGGTCATCGACACGACTCCCGCGGCCGGGGACCGTGTCGACAAACACACGACGGTGACGATCGTGGTGTCGAACGGGCCTGCGCCGCACGACATCCCGGCCCTGGCCGGCATGGACGAGAAGGACGCACGCGACCAATTCAGCAGGGCGAAGGTCGCCGTCGGCGATGCCGCGTACTTCTTCACCGATGCGAAGGACGGAGCCGTGATCGCGGCATCCTTCACCGCCCGTGGCAGCGACAAGGCCGTCGACTGCACGAAGGGGTGCGTTGTCTACGAGGGCGGCGCGGCGACCCTGTCGGTGTCGAAGGGCCCGCTGCCCGACGTGGTCGGCACCTCAGCGACAGATGCGACCTCGACGCTGACCGACCTCGGCCTGAAGGTCAAGACCACGGAAGACTTCAGCGACTCCGTCACCAAGGGCGATGTGATCAGCGTCGGCCCGCGTCCCGGCGGCGGCGACTGGCGCCCCGGCGATACCGTGACGCTCGTGGTCTCGAAGGGGCCGCAGCCGTTTCCGATCCCGGATGTCAGCGGCAAGACCCGCGACCAGGCGGCCCGGACCCTCGAGAGCCAGGGCTTCACGGTCGATTACGCTCCGATCTGGAAGCTCTTCCCCAACGGGCTCACCCAGGTGACCGGGACGGACCCCGCAGCCGGCCAGATGCGCCCGAAGGGCACGTCCGTCTATCTGCAGATCACCGGCACCCAGTAGCATCGCCCGCGCCCTGGACGGGAGCGACCCCCGGTGAGGGCTCGGCGAGCAGCCCAGGCCGAGCCGAGCGGCCCACACCACGCGGATCAGAGCCGCTCAAGCTCCTCGGCGACCAGGAACGCCAGTTCCAGACTCTGCATGTGGTTCAGGCGCGGGTCGCACAGCGACTCGTACCGCGTCGCCAGGGTGCCCTCGTCGATCTGCTCCGACCCGCCGAGGCACTCGGTGACGTCATCGCCGGTGAGCTCGATGTGGATGCCGCCGGGGAACGTGCCGACCTCGCGGTGCGCGTCGAAGAACCCGCGCACCTCGTCGACGACGTCGTCGAAACGGCGCGTCTTGTACCCGGTGGGTGTGGTGATGCCGTTGCCGTGCATGGGGTCGGTGACCCAGAGGGGCGTGGCACCGGCATCCTTCACTGCTTCCAGCAGCGGCGGCAGCGCGTCGCGGATCTTGCCTGCACCCATCCGCGTGATGAAGGTGAGTCGACCGGGCTCGCGCTCGGGATCGAGCTTGTCGATCAGCGCCAGCGCCGTGTCGGGCGTGGTGGAGGGCCCGAGCTTCACGCCGATCGGGTTGCGGATGCGCGAGAAGTAGTCCACGTGCGCGCCGTCGAGGTCGCGCGTGCGCTCACCGATCCACAGGAAGTGCGCCGACGTGTTGTAGGGCAGGTCGGTACGCGAGTCGATGCGCGTCATCGGCCGCTCGTAGTCCATCAGCAGGCCCTCATGGCCCGTGTAGAACTCGACGCGGCGCAGCTCGTCGAAGTCGGCGCCGGCTGCCTCCATGAACTTGATCGCACGGTCGATCTCGGCGGCCAGGCCCTCATAGCGCTGGTTGGCCGGGTTCTTGGCGAAGCCCTGGTTCCAGCTGTGCACTTCGCGCAGGTCGGCGAAGCCGCCCTGGGTGAACGCGCGGATGAGGTTCAGCGTCGCCGATGCCGCGTGGTAGCCGCGCAGCAGCCGCTGCGGGTCGGGCACGCGTGAGCCCTCGGTGAAGTCGTAGCCGTTGACGATGTCGCCGCGGTAGGCCGGCAGCGTGACGTCGCCGCGGGTCTCGGTCTCGCTGGAGCGCGGCTTGGCGAACTGCCCCGCCATGCGGCCCATCTTGATCACCGGCAGCGAAGCGCCGTAGGTGAGCACGACCGCCATCTGCAGCACCGTCTTGATGCGGTTGCGGATCTTGTCGGCCGTGGCCCCCGCGAACGTCTCGGCGCAGTCGCCGCCCTGCAGCAGGAAGGCCTGTCCCGCCGCTGCGCGGCCGAGTTTCATGCGCAGCGCATCCACTTCGCCGGCGAAGACGAGCGGGGGCATCGACGCTATTTCAGCGGATGCCTCAGCCACGGCTTCGGGGTCTGTCCAGGCGGGCTGCTGCTTGATGGGAAGTGTCCGCCAGTGGTCCAGGCCATCCAGGTGCTGCAGCATCCGGCAAGTCTACCGGCCGCGCGATATCACGCCTTCGCTGATGACGGAAGGCGATCCTTGACCGTCGAGGCGTAGACGTCGTCGTACTGCTGCTGACCGAGCCGCTGCAGCGCGACCATGATCTCGTCGACGACCGAGCGCAGGATGTAGCGGTCGTTCTCCATGCCCGCGTAGCGGCTGAAGTCCAGCGGCTCGCCGATGACCACGCCCACCCGCACGATGTGCGGCAGGCGCCGGCCGATCGGCATCATCGTGTCGGTGTCGACCATCACGACCGGGACGACGGGGACCTTGGCCTCCAGCGCCATGCGGGCGATGCCGGTGCGTCCTCGGTAGAGCCTGCCATCGGGACTGCGGGTGCCTTCGGGGTAGATGCCCAGCAGCTCGCCGCGCCCCAGCACCTGAAGTCCGGTATTCAGCGATGCCTCGGACGCCTTGCCGCCGGACCGGTCGATGGGCAGCTGCCCGGTCGCCTTCATGAACACGCGCGTGGCCCAGCCGCGGATGCCCTGGCCGGTGAAGTAGTCGCTCTTGGCGAGGAATGCGACAGGGCGGTCGATCAGCAGCGGCAGGAAGATCGAGTCGGCGAACGACAGGTGGTTGCTCGCGAGGATCGCGGCCCCCGTCTTGGGGATCTTGCGACGTCCCACGATCCACGGACGGAAGATCGCCTTCAGGATCGGCCCGATCACCACATACTTCATCAGCCAGTAGAACATCGCTCGCCTCCCTCCCGTGCCGTGCGTGTGCCGTGCCTGTGCGTGCAAAAGTCTACCCAGCGCGCATGCGCCGGCCCGCGGCATGCCGAAGGGCGAGATCGAGTGTCGCAATAAGTGAGACTGAATGTCAGGAGCGTGGCCCCGTGCGCAGGTTAGACTCGAAGCACAGCAACCCGTAACGGTACCGAAGGAGATGCCGGAATGCCCACTGTCACATATGACGTTCCAGCCATCGTGCCCGCCGACCCGCAGGCCAACATCACAGATCTGCTCGAGGACCGGGTCGCGGCCACGCCTGACCTCGCGCTGTTCTCGGTTCCAGAGGGAGACGGATGGCGGGATGTCTCGGCCTCCGCATTCCGTGCGCAGGTGGTCGCCCTGGCCAAAGGGTTCGTCGCCGGCGGCATCCAACCCGGTGACAAGGTCGGCTTGATCGCGCGCACGACGTATGACTGGACCCTCGTCGACTTCGCGCTCTTCTATGCCGGAGCCGTCATGGTTCCCATCTATGAGACGAGTTCGGCGGCACAGATCCAGTGGAACCTCGCGGACTCGGGCGCGATCGCGTGCATCGCCGAGCTGCCCGAGCACTCCGCCCGCCTTGCCGAGGCGCAGAAGGACCTGCCGCTTGTGCGTACGACCTGGAACATGCACGAGGGAGTCCTCGACACGTTGCGGTCCGAAGGCGCGTCGGTTGCCGACGACGAGATCGAGCGGCGCCGGTCGCTGGCCAACGGCGACGACATCGCCACGCTCATCTACACCGCGGGCACCACCGGACGCCCGAAGGGCTGCGTGCTCACGCACAGCAACTTCGTCGAACTCGCCCGCAACTCGTCGCGAGCGCTGCGCGAGGTCGTGGAGACTCCGGGCGCATCCACTCTGCTGTTCATCACGACCGCGCACGTGTTCGCGCGGTTCATCAGCATCCTCAACATCCACGCCGGAGTGAAGACAGGTCACCAGCCCGACACGAAGCACCTGCTGCCGGCACTCGGGTCGTTCAAGCCCACGTTCCTGCTGGCCGTGCCGCGCGTGTTCGAGAAGGTGTACAACTCGGCCGAGCAGAAGGCCGAGTCCGCCGGCAAGGGAAAGATCTTCCGCTCTGCCGCCCGCACCGCGATCGAGCACTCGCGACTGACGCAGAACGGGCAGAAGATCCCGTTCTGGCTCGGCGTGAAGTTCCGCGTGTTCGACCGGCTCGTCTACAGCACGCTGCGCACGGCGATGGGCGGCAACATCGTCTACGCGATCTCGGGCTCGGCGCCGCTGGGCGAGCGGCTCGGCCACTTCTTCGCGAGCCTGGGCGTGACGGTGCTCGAAGGCTACGGCCTGACCGAGACCACGGCGCCGGCCACGGTGAACCTGGCGACCAAGACCAAGATCGGCACCGTGGGACCGGCACTGCCGGGCGTCGGGGTGCGCGTCGCCGAAGACGGCGAGGTGCAGGTGCGCGGGATCAACGTGTTCCGCGAGTACTGGCGCAACCCCGAGGCCACGGCGGCCGCGTTCGACGACGGCTGGTTCCGCACCGGCGACCTGGGCTCGTTCGACGACGACGGATTCTTGACGATCACCGGCCGCAAGAAGGAGATCATCGTCACCGCGGGCGGCAAGAACGTCGCCCCCGCGACGCTCGAAGACCCGATCCGCGCCAACCCGGTGGTCAGTCAGGTGGTCGTGGTCGGCGAGAAGCGTCCGTTCATCGCGGCACTGGTGACGCTCGATGACGAGATGCTGCCGACGTGGCTGGCCAACAACGGCCTGCCCGCCGACATGTCGATGGAGGAATGCGCCGCCAACCCGCAGGTGCGCGCCGAGGTGCAGCGTGCAGTCGACGAGGCGAATGCGATGGTCTCGCGGGCCGAGTCGATCCGCAAGTTCACGATTCTGCCGACGGAGTGGACCGAGGCCAGCGGCCACCTCACCCCGAAGCTCAGCATCAAGCGCAACGTGATCCTGAAGGACTTCGCGGCGGCCATCGACGACATCTACAACCTGCCGGCCACCGCGACCACGGGCGTGTCGCTGAAGTAGCCGCCCGCCCGGCCGCGCGTCGCGCGTCTCGTCGAAATCATGTGATTTCAACGGGCACACATGCGTTTGACGTCGATCACATGTGTGGCCGTGGTCTTCATGTGTGCTCGTGGTCTCCGTGGTCGGCCACGGTGCGCATTTGTGCGCGTGCCCGTACCGCTGGCTTCGGCCGTGGTCGCATGTGCGCCGGTGGCCCCGGTGTTCGGCGCAGCGCACGGTCGGTCATGACCGCGGTGCGGTGACCGCCCTCAGCGCGACTGCGGGACGATCGGTCCGCGCCGCCGTTGCCCGCTCAAGGCGTTCGGCACCCGCGGCCCATGCACGCTCGATACGCGCGACACGCCCGACACGCGCGACACGCGCAGCGTTCGTCCGCTCGACACGCGCCGGCCGCCCGACGCGCTCGACACGCCCGGCCCGCTCGACACGCGCCGCCCACCCGACACGCTCAACCCCCGCACGACCCGTTCGACACGCTGAGCCCGCGCAACCCTCGCAAGACGTTCGACCGCACGCGAGCCCGACCCGTGCCGAGCGCAGCAGCTAGCCGAACGACGGCCCGGCCTCAGGACGTGGACGACGGGTCGGAGAGTGGATGCCGTAGGCCGCGAGTCGGCCCGCGAAAGCCGGGATCGACACGATGTGCTCGCCTGTCGCGCGGATCAGCCGTCGACCGCTGGATGCGCGAATCACGTCCTCACGCTTCTTCTCATCGAGCACGGTCTCCTCGATCGACACTCCCTTGCGCATCGATTCGTCGAGGTACTTCGCCTTGCCGTCGAACTCGAACCACCAGTCGTCGGTGTCGATATCGACGTAATACATCCCGCCGTCGGGCCGCGGCACTCCTACCTGCAACCCCCGAATGACGAAACCGAGCTGCACCAGCCGCAAGCGGCTCACGCTCTCGCCCGGGAGTTGCGCTCGGCCGTCGGCGAACGCGAGAACCCACGCTGCCTTGCGGGCACCGCGTGTCGCGGACATGCGGCCGAGAACTGCGCGCATCTGGTCGCGGAGCTGTTCCGCGGCATCCTCGTCATACAGCCGTGACGGCGAGGATGCCGCGACACTGTGCAATGCCGCATCCGCGCAGCTCACCGCCGTCTCGAGTGAGGCCGACCTTGCGACATCCACAACCGAACGCGCCAGCGTGGTGCAGCGGATGCCGTCGACTTCTTCAATGTCGTCCGCGTCGTGTGCCTCACGATGCCGGAGGACATCGCGGGTGCTGGAAGCTCTGACTCCGTCGCTGCAGAGAACGTGAACACGATCGGGTGGACGGCCGAAGAGCGGCAATCCATGCACGACCGCGGCCGACTCATGGCAGGCGACCGGCCCGGGCTCTTCTCGGGCATCCTCCATCACGGCGGCCACGTGCGCGAGGTGCTGCTGCTCCCAGTAGAGGTCGTCCCAGAAGTCCTGTGCCACGTACCATCCCTGATGCACGCGGCGCACCGATTCGAGGCGCACCGCGGTTCGAATCTGCCGATCGGTCCATCCGGTGGCAACGAGGCCGGCTCGCGATCGCAGGGCGGAGCGGATCGTCCCGATGTCGTGCGCCGTTCGCATACCGACAGCCTGCTCGGGCCATCAGGTCAGGATCCGGCGCCCTACGCGATCGGTGGACGATCGCCAGCGTTGGCACCGTTGGGGAGGAGGCGCCGCCGCGCGGCCAAAATCATATGTACTCGTCCAGCACACATCATTCCGACGTCAATTTGATGTGCCCATGTTGAAATCACATGATTTCGACACGAAGGGAGCCGGGTCAGAACCAGCTGGACTCGCGGATCTCACGCATCGCGACGCGACGCGTGTCCTTGTCGAGCCGGTCGATGTACAGCTTGCCGTCGAGATGGTCGGTCTCGTGCTGCAGCGCCTGCGCGAGCACGCCGTCGCCCTCGATCGTGACCGGGTTGCCGTCGGCGTCGACGCCTTCGACCTTCGCGTGCGGGTACCGCACGACCTCGTGCCACAGTCCGGGCACCGACAGGCATCCCTCACCGAT encodes the following:
- a CDS encoding polyprenyl synthetase family protein, with the protein product MASSPGTIAALSQQLDDFFTRQRRAIAEFGSEATLLMDAAADAVVGGKRLRARFCFTGFASVAEMSSVGTPDIPASVIGVGAALEVFHAAALVHDDLIDNSDTRRGRPAAHRRLQSLHRTASWDGDAAAFGRAGGILVGDLLVALSDDLMERSLLAEPAEIAAATRAQYATMRRDVTIGQFLDVAEESAHVDADDSEHAHRALRVASLKSARYSVEQPLLIGARLAGADAAQLKALADFGHPVGLAFQLRDDVLGVFGDTEVTGKPAGDDLREGKRTVLIAYAREALAPTARRIMDELVGDPDLDDAQVAALRRTIEDSGALERVETLISEYAADADRALRGAPLGNAAVAQLRDLARDAVVRSA
- the rsmH gene encoding 16S rRNA (cytosine(1402)-N(4))-methyltransferase RsmH; protein product: MDIRDIHTPVMLERCVELLAPALERDGAVLVDATLGMGGHSEAFLQRFDRLQLVGLDRDQDALRIAGERLAPFADRVRLVHTVYDGIGDAIAGAGLSGVEGILFDLGVSSLQLDETARGFAYAHDAPLDMRMDQSVGLTAADVVATYGEGDLRRIFERYGEEKLAGRYARAIIAARKTAPIERSGQLVQILQEATPAAVQRAGHPAKRVFQALRIEVNAELSALEHAIPAALAALNVGGRIVVLSYQSLEDRLVKRAIAQASASTAPAGLPVELPEHAPRFRPLVKGAELATDEERARNPRATPVRLRAAERVRAAVKEDA
- a CDS encoding Rv2175c family DNA-binding protein, which gives rise to MSAENTASTSIDWLTLPEIAELLDESIGRVHRMLDDRQFAASRRDGAAKVPAAFFIEDRPLPSLRGTLFALHDAGLDDDESIDWLFSPEETIGQRPIDALLQGRKSEVRRVARTLA
- a CDS encoding muramidase family protein; translated protein: MAVPAAIGSLALSLTALPAHAATAVERAPMAPQTGIMPTISPAVAPATIAAVPARRTPATHRVVRGDTVWAIAVRYRLRTADVLAWNRLGRSAVIHPGQVLRLTPPASTKAATPTKRAAAASPHKKSAMRPAAGATYTVRSGDTISAIARRHGQSTQTLLNANHLRWSSVIFPGQKLVIPAKAGAPAATKATVKPTVKPAPRPDTSPASAGSAYTVRAGDTMSAVAAAHGVSVTALLHANGMDWNSIIYPGQRVRIPTSGLPGLSNEQAANARLIVRIGRQLGVPNRGLAIALGTAMQESGLRNLDYGDRDSLGLFQQRPSAGWGTAAQTRDADRAVRAFFGGRGNPNAGRTRGLLDIAGWQKMDFADAAQAVQISAYPRAYAQWEKPAYAWLAAIG
- the mraZ gene encoding division/cell wall cluster transcriptional repressor MraZ is translated as MLLGTHTPKLDDKGRVILPAKFREDLGAGIVVTRGQERCLYVFSTEEFERIHERIREAPLTNKQARDFLRMFLSGASAEKPDGQNRITIPPPLRTYAGLEKELVVTGVGAHAEIWDAAAWNTYAENYEDAYSEMEQEVIPGLF
- a CDS encoding DUF3040 domain-containing protein, whose amino-acid sequence is MPLSEQEQRLLDEMERHLMNNDADVVRAPSDGRALSYRNVVYGALLVLVGLGGLIAGVALPQIVIGVIGFVLMLGGVVLAVTPSRHRLRGARDPRPVETARPSFMDKMNERWDRRGHDQQ
- the pknB gene encoding Stk1 family PASTA domain-containing Ser/Thr kinase; the protein is MSTSAQADPLIGRLVDGRYRVRARIARGGMATVYVATDLRLERRVALKVMHSHLSDDVIFQSRFIQEARAAARLADPHVVNVFDQGQEGDMAYLVMEYLPGITLRELLREQKRLSVAQTVTIMDAVLSGLAAAHRAGIVHRDVKPENVLLAEDGRIKIGDFGLARATTANTSSGQLLLGTIAYIAPELVTRGTADARSDIYALGIMLYEMLTGEQPYKGEQPMQIAFQHATDSVPRPSMKNPGVPEQLDELVLWSTEKEPAERPADATEMLDRMREIEQQLGIAPQVQRTLAVAGTLGVTERLDTGELTKVLPTAVSVPTVPTEGDDNATRLRNRAKRRRTRGAWLLVLVVLLAALAGGTGWWFGSGPGSLIAVPQVAGKTLGQAEQAITTANLTPAHKDAYDLDVAKGTVIDTTPAAGDRVDKHTTVTIVVSNGPAPHDIPALAGMDEKDARDQFSRAKVAVGDAAYFFTDAKDGAVIAASFTARGSDKAVDCTKGCVVYEGGAATLSVSKGPLPDVVGTSATDATSTLTDLGLKVKTTEDFSDSVTKGDVISVGPRPGGGDWRPGDTVTLVVSKGPQPFPIPDVSGKTRDQAARTLESQGFTVDYAPIWKLFPNGLTQVTGTDPAAGQMRPKGTSVYLQITGTQ